The Brenneria rubrifaciens genome has a window encoding:
- a CDS encoding amino acid ABC transporter ATP-binding protein, whose protein sequence is MTNNTTRKVPMIDFKSVNKWYGHYHALNDVTTHISKGEVVVVCGPSGSGKSTLIRTVNRLEDIHQGSIQFDGQDIHSPALDLNKFRSQVGFVFQSFNLFPHLSVAENIMLAPLNVLKKNKREARERAEALLDRVGLAAKIDAYPGQFSGGQQQRVAIARALAMDPPAMLFDEPTSALDPEMVGEVLQVMKGLAREGMTMMCVTHEMNFAREVADRVLFMDNGSLVETAAPDAFFSRPQSERARKFLTELRAH, encoded by the coding sequence ATGACAAATAACACAACGCGTAAAGTACCGATGATCGACTTTAAGTCCGTCAATAAATGGTATGGGCATTACCATGCGCTGAATGATGTGACGACCCATATATCCAAAGGAGAAGTCGTGGTTGTCTGCGGCCCTTCCGGTTCTGGGAAATCGACGTTGATCCGCACGGTGAATCGTCTGGAGGATATACACCAAGGCTCAATACAATTCGACGGACAGGATATTCACTCGCCGGCGTTGGATTTGAATAAATTCCGCAGCCAGGTCGGGTTTGTTTTCCAAAGTTTTAATCTCTTTCCTCATCTGTCCGTGGCAGAAAATATTATGCTGGCGCCATTAAATGTGCTGAAGAAAAATAAGCGCGAAGCGCGTGAACGCGCCGAAGCGTTGCTCGACAGAGTGGGATTGGCGGCGAAAATAGACGCCTATCCCGGGCAATTTTCGGGAGGCCAGCAGCAACGGGTCGCCATCGCGCGCGCATTGGCGATGGACCCGCCCGCCATGCTATTTGACGAACCCACCAGCGCGCTGGACCCGGAAATGGTGGGAGAAGTGTTGCAGGTTATGAAGGGACTGGCGCGGGAAGGAATGACCATGATGTGCGTCACTCATGAAATGAATTTTGCGCGGGAAGTCGCCGACCGCGTGCTGTTCATGGATAACGGAAGCCTGGTGGAAACCGCCGCGCCAGATGCGTTTTTTTCCAGACCGCAAAGCGAGCGCGCCCGAAAATTTCTCACTGAGCTACGGGCTCATTAG
- a CDS encoding LysR family transcriptional regulator, protein MITFKQMDALYWIVTSGSFESAASKLNMSQSAISKRIHELEESFNIEIFDRSSRSAQLTEKGRELLDYCTDIIHRRDQLLERISDKKVLISRLRLGVTELTAMTWLPSLIESIRTLYPKVRIEPSIELSSVLYENINNDLLDLIIVPDIFNDVRLISVPLKNVENAWMCSPKLIPPGTELDLLDIPEYSFLLQGSHSGTGLIYERYFSSRGVTFNKHIISNNLLAQIGLAISGIGITYLPVKCLNFLVEQKKLGIIRLKPAPPLVRYSVMYRTDRTFGIVPAIAEKAVELCDFSNLQIAVMAQGY, encoded by the coding sequence ATGATTACATTCAAACAGATGGATGCGCTTTATTGGATAGTGACGTCAGGCAGTTTCGAGTCGGCCGCCAGTAAACTCAACATGTCCCAATCAGCGATCTCAAAGCGTATCCACGAACTGGAGGAGTCATTCAATATTGAAATTTTCGACAGAAGCAGTCGTAGCGCCCAACTGACAGAAAAGGGACGGGAATTGCTGGATTATTGCACAGACATTATCCATCGACGTGATCAACTGCTGGAAAGGATCAGCGACAAAAAAGTGCTGATCAGCCGGTTACGTCTGGGAGTAACGGAATTGACGGCCATGACCTGGCTGCCAAGTTTGATCGAATCGATCCGAACACTGTATCCCAAAGTACGGATCGAACCTTCAATCGAATTAAGTTCGGTGTTGTACGAAAATATAAACAACGACTTATTGGATTTAATCATCGTTCCCGATATCTTTAATGATGTACGGTTAATCTCCGTGCCGCTAAAAAACGTTGAAAATGCGTGGATGTGTTCTCCTAAGCTTATTCCTCCTGGGACTGAGTTGGACTTATTGGATATCCCCGAGTATTCCTTTTTATTACAAGGATCGCATTCCGGGACCGGCCTGATTTATGAACGCTATTTTTCAAGCCGGGGCGTAACGTTTAATAAACACATCATCAGCAACAATCTACTTGCCCAAATCGGACTGGCGATTTCAGGTATCGGCATCACCTACCTTCCTGTGAAATGTTTAAACTTTCTGGTAGAACAAAAAAAACTGGGAATTATAAGATTAAAACCGGCTCCTCCTCTGGTGCGTTATTCCGTTATGTATCGAACCGACCGTACATTTGGCATTGTTCCCGCCATTGCGGAAAAAGCGGTTGAATTATGTGATTTCTCAAACTTGCAAATAGCGGTGATGGCACAAGGGTACTAG
- a CDS encoding ABC transporter substrate-binding protein has translation MRKTVIVTLGAAAMSLLTATFAHADQLADIKNKGTLVCGTLGTAEPFSSPNPQSREIQGYDVDFCHAIAKELGVKPALKLISVAARIPELQQGRVDVLVANLGWTPERAQQIAYSDSYYVSLQKVAAKRSQGYKTLDDLAGKRVSAPKGSTSEMAVKSRLPSARVVTFQDPPAAFLAMQQGKVEGFAVSEIMLMKFKKQVESSAPIDILEPELMTEAWGIGMKKDETALIDKVNGILQSMEASGEARQIFDKWLGEETPYGLQRSFTIKPING, from the coding sequence ATGCGTAAAACAGTAATAGTGACATTGGGCGCGGCGGCAATGTCTTTGCTGACGGCTACATTTGCCCATGCCGACCAGCTTGCCGATATCAAAAATAAAGGGACGCTGGTATGTGGAACACTGGGCACGGCCGAACCGTTTAGTTCTCCCAATCCCCAGTCACGGGAAATTCAGGGATATGACGTTGATTTTTGTCATGCTATCGCCAAAGAACTGGGGGTTAAACCGGCGCTCAAATTGATCTCTGTCGCCGCGCGCATCCCTGAATTGCAACAGGGCCGGGTCGATGTGCTGGTCGCTAATCTCGGCTGGACGCCGGAGCGTGCGCAGCAAATCGCCTACAGCGACAGTTATTATGTCAGTTTGCAGAAAGTCGCGGCTAAACGCAGCCAGGGCTATAAAACGCTGGACGATCTCGCAGGTAAACGCGTCAGCGCGCCCAAAGGCTCAACCTCTGAAATGGCGGTGAAAAGTCGTTTACCCAGCGCCAGAGTCGTCACTTTCCAGGACCCTCCCGCCGCCTTTCTCGCCATGCAGCAGGGTAAGGTGGAAGGTTTTGCCGTTTCTGAAATTATGTTGATGAAATTCAAAAAACAGGTTGAGAGCAGTGCGCCGATCGACATTCTTGAGCCCGAGTTGATGACGGAAGCATGGGGTATCGGAATGAAAAAAGACGAAACCGCGTTGATCGACAAGGTCAACGGCATTCTGCAATCAATGGAAGCATCGGGTGAAGCACGGCAAATCTTTGATAAGTGGCTGGGAGAAGAAACACCTTATGGCCTGCAACGCAGTTTTACTATCAAGCCCATTAATGGCTGA
- a CDS encoding pyridoxal phosphate-dependent aminotransferase, translating to MMANKQQISDRLSRIKPSPSLAANDLVTQLRAEGRDIINFTVGEPDFDTPEHIIAAAISAMRNGETHYTPASGTLALRKAVSEKLSRDNRLDYAPDEIVCGCGGKHIIFHAFASTLIEQDDVIIHAPYWVSYPDLALLNDARPIIIEGREETDFKLTPHELENAITSNTKWLVLNSPNNPSGAVYTAGELAALADVLRKHPNVLIMLDEIYEYFVYEDNKHISMAAIAPDLKARILIINGASKGYAMTGWRLGYGAGPKWLISAIAKLISQTTTCPSSVSQAAAIAAFSGDQAPVQHMLEIYRQRRNRISERLGEVPELQFTPPAGAFYLFINVAGLLGKTTPTGRHIRSDDDVVTYLLHESGVATVSGRAYGMSPYIRVSFASSLDNIEEGCRRIKSALSLLA from the coding sequence ATGATGGCAAATAAACAGCAAATATCCGATCGCCTGAGCCGTATCAAGCCCTCTCCCAGCCTTGCCGCCAACGATCTGGTCACTCAACTGCGCGCCGAAGGCAGGGATATTATCAATTTCACCGTCGGCGAACCGGACTTTGATACGCCTGAACATATCATCGCCGCGGCGATTTCCGCCATGCGCAACGGTGAAACCCACTATACGCCTGCCAGTGGGACGCTGGCGCTGAGAAAAGCGGTAAGTGAAAAATTAAGCAGGGACAACCGGCTGGATTACGCGCCGGATGAGATTGTCTGCGGCTGCGGAGGCAAACACATTATTTTCCATGCGTTTGCGTCTACATTGATTGAACAGGACGACGTCATCATTCATGCGCCGTACTGGGTTTCTTACCCGGATTTAGCGCTATTGAACGACGCACGTCCGATTATTATTGAAGGGCGGGAAGAGACGGATTTCAAACTTACGCCGCACGAACTGGAAAACGCGATAACCTCTAACACCAAATGGCTGGTATTAAACTCGCCGAACAATCCGAGCGGCGCCGTGTATACAGCCGGCGAGCTTGCCGCCCTTGCCGATGTGTTGAGAAAACATCCCAACGTGCTCATTATGCTGGACGAAATCTATGAATATTTTGTCTATGAGGATAATAAACACATCTCAATGGCGGCGATTGCCCCTGACTTGAAAGCGCGCATTTTAATCATTAACGGTGCTTCTAAAGGCTATGCCATGACCGGCTGGCGTCTGGGCTATGGCGCCGGCCCGAAGTGGCTGATTTCCGCCATTGCCAAACTGATTTCGCAGACGACAACCTGCCCCAGTTCGGTCAGCCAGGCGGCCGCCATTGCCGCTTTCTCCGGCGACCAGGCCCCCGTTCAACATATGCTGGAAATTTACCGCCAGCGCCGCAATCGGATATCGGAACGGCTGGGTGAGGTGCCGGAGTTGCAATTTACGCCGCCAGCAGGCGCATTTTATTTATTTATCAACGTCGCTGGACTATTGGGAAAAACAACGCCTACAGGCCGACACATCCGTTCGGATGACGACGTGGTGACGTATTTACTCCACGAAAGCGGTGTCGCCACCGTGAGCGGACGCGCTTACGGCATGTCGCCTTATATCCGAGTATCCTTTGCCAGTTCGCTGGACAATATTGAAGAGGGATGCCGCCGGATTAAAAGCGCGTTATCCCTATTGGCATGA
- a CDS encoding RraA family protein, which yields MNLPGSVINPAPNPISPQVRDAFMDVVTPHISDNVSRSIGIGGLTRYHRSGKLVGTALTVKTRGGDNLLVYKAMTMIKPGHVLVIDAEGSLNNAVIGELIKLESLRRGCVGFIVDGAIRDVASFVDTPCYARGVTHRGPYKDGPGEVNVPVFIGGQIVNPGDIVVGDEDGAVCFAPEFADDLLALAARHAAKEHAIKRQIASQAQDQTWFTDVLRQKGLM from the coding sequence ATGAACCTGCCCGGAAGCGTGATCAATCCTGCGCCAAACCCTATCAGCCCGCAAGTCCGCGACGCCTTTATGGATGTCGTCACTCCCCATATCAGTGACAATGTATCCCGTAGTATCGGTATTGGCGGTCTGACTCGTTATCACCGAAGCGGGAAGCTGGTAGGCACCGCGCTTACGGTAAAAACCCGCGGGGGTGACAATCTTTTAGTCTATAAGGCCATGACCATGATCAAACCCGGCCACGTGCTGGTGATCGACGCCGAAGGAAGTCTTAATAATGCAGTGATCGGTGAATTGATCAAACTGGAATCGTTAAGGCGCGGCTGCGTCGGCTTCATTGTGGATGGCGCGATACGGGATGTCGCCAGCTTTGTCGATACGCCCTGCTATGCCAGAGGCGTGACGCATCGGGGACCTTATAAAGATGGCCCCGGCGAAGTCAATGTGCCGGTTTTTATCGGCGGTCAAATTGTCAATCCAGGCGATATCGTCGTGGGCGATGAGGACGGCGCTGTCTGCTTTGCGCCTGAATTTGCTGACGATCTACTGGCTCTGGCGGCCCGGCACGCCGCGAAAGAACACGCGATCAAACGACAAATCGCCTCCCAGGCGCAAGACCAGACCTGGTTTACCGATGTACTCAGACAAAAAGGTCTTATGTAA
- a CDS encoding amino acid ABC transporter permease, which yields MSDLLLILKDNWLLLLVGQYPHGPLGGLAITFLLSLFGLLLAFPLSVSIALARVSPFRWLRLPAAVLVYGVRGVPLIMLIFWVYFFIPQLIGRSVNGFTTMLVTLVIYQAAYLAEIIRAGIEGLPKGQTEAARAVGLSYMQTTVKVILPQALYNMLPAMISQFVSTIKETSLGYVISVNELTFAANQINSTLLTKPFEVFFILTVMYFALCFSLTQLARYVERRINKKRNGEKKTMAAALSSTATP from the coding sequence ATGAGCGATTTACTGCTAATCCTGAAAGATAACTGGCTACTCTTGCTGGTGGGCCAATATCCCCACGGTCCGCTTGGCGGACTGGCGATTACCTTTCTGCTGTCTCTTTTCGGCCTGCTGCTTGCTTTTCCGCTCAGCGTATCGATTGCGCTGGCACGCGTCAGCCCTTTTCGCTGGCTGCGCCTGCCGGCCGCGGTTCTGGTCTATGGCGTGCGCGGCGTACCTTTGATCATGCTGATTTTCTGGGTTTATTTTTTTATTCCTCAGTTGATTGGCCGCTCGGTAAACGGCTTTACCACGATGCTGGTGACGCTGGTCATTTATCAGGCCGCCTATCTTGCCGAGATCATCCGCGCAGGCATCGAAGGTCTGCCTAAAGGACAAACGGAAGCCGCGCGCGCGGTCGGGCTGAGCTATATGCAGACGACCGTGAAAGTCATTCTGCCACAGGCGCTTTATAATATGCTGCCGGCGATGATCAGCCAGTTTGTCTCCACCATTAAAGAAACCTCTTTGGGGTATGTGATCAGCGTTAATGAGCTGACGTTCGCCGCGAATCAAATCAACAGCACGCTGTTGACTAAACCTTTTGAGGTATTTTTCATCCTGACGGTAATGTACTTCGCATTGTGTTTTTCGTTGACGCAATTGGCGCGGTATGTAGAGCGGCGCATTAATAAAAAACGCAACGGCGAAAAAAAGACGATGGCCGCAGCGCTATCCTCTACCGCGACGCCTTGA
- a CDS encoding amino acid ABC transporter permease, giving the protein MGTELDFSILTQGEYPRWILQGILTTAELTALAWMIAVVVGILLALIRMSNSRIGEILVASYVEYHQNVPMLVQIFLWYFGIPTLLPDSIQQWTNAHNSEFLFAFIAVGLCMGAYVSEALRAGIRTIPKSQLEASRALGLGYIQAFRLVVLPQAVRVALPTLINHTVLLFKNTSLAMTVGVAELTYVAREIENQSFRTVEIYLVVTVLYLAVSLLIMFTGSMLEHRYRIKAR; this is encoded by the coding sequence ATGGGAACTGAATTAGATTTCTCCATTCTGACACAAGGCGAGTATCCGCGATGGATACTCCAGGGGATTCTCACCACCGCTGAACTGACCGCATTGGCATGGATGATTGCGGTGGTGGTGGGCATCCTGCTCGCCCTGATCCGCATGAGTAATAGCCGTATTGGGGAAATACTGGTGGCCAGCTATGTTGAATACCATCAGAACGTCCCAATGCTGGTGCAGATTTTCCTGTGGTATTTCGGCATTCCCACGCTGCTCCCCGACAGCATACAACAGTGGACGAATGCACATAACAGCGAGTTCCTGTTTGCGTTTATCGCGGTTGGGCTTTGCATGGGTGCGTATGTCTCGGAGGCCCTGCGCGCGGGCATACGCACCATCCCCAAGTCACAACTTGAGGCGTCACGCGCGCTGGGGCTGGGATATATACAGGCTTTCCGATTGGTTGTTCTCCCGCAGGCGGTGCGCGTTGCGCTGCCGACATTGATCAACCACACCGTATTGTTGTTCAAAAACACCAGTCTGGCGATGACGGTCGGCGTCGCGGAGTTAACCTACGTCGCCAGGGAAATCGAAAACCAATCATTTCGTACCGTTGAAATCTATCTGGTGGTTACCGTTTTGTATTTGGCGGTTTCTTTGCTCATTATGTTTACCGGTTCCATGCTTGAGCATCGTTACCGTATTAAAGCGAGGTAG